In Macadamia integrifolia cultivar HAES 741 chromosome 1, SCU_Mint_v3, whole genome shotgun sequence, a single window of DNA contains:
- the LOC122058712 gene encoding uncharacterized protein LOC122058712, producing MSRMLRLVERIRAAASTSTNSFTISTAQHNTNNLPNNVVTGQILPTSRNEDFGVVVAQDYSNGTAAASSDFFGAQVVSPPVSDFTTDYYNFPATNCTDGFQSGSVQVSYADFLTSPTGYFNNGLDFQAIGQQNLSVNLFFLQGPSG from the coding sequence ATGTCGCGGATGCTGAGGTTGGTCGAGAGAATCCGAGCAGCGGCTTCAACTTCTACAAACTCCTTCACCATTAGTACTGCTCAACACAATACCAACAATCTTCCCAATAACGTAGTCACGGGACAGATCTTACCCACGTCGAGAAACGAAGACTTTGGGGTCGTCGTCGCACAGGACTACTCCAACGGCACCGCTGCTGCTTCTTCAGACTTCTTTGGAGCTCAAGTAGTATCTCCGCCGGTTTCTGACTTTACCACCGATTACTACAATTTTCCGGCCACCAATTGTACTGATGGGTTCCAATCAGGATCTGTACAAGTCAGCTATGCAGATTTCTTAACCAGTCCAACTGGGTACTTCAACAATGGATTGGATTTCCAAGCTATTGGTCAACAAAATTTATCGGTCAACCTGTTTTTTCTGCAAGGCCCATCCGGATGA
- the LOC122085646 gene encoding MLP-like protein 423, translated as MSSEGVYTFAVEIEIKCSPEKFFDVYADHVTILPQVLPHTFKSTTVVKGDGKSVGSVVDWEYSVVPPTFETARQTIEAIDDENMILIKRFYGGDLGRKFDLFRATLKAYKKENKNYVKWSIDTKKTHGEIPDPHDYMVFIEKFTKEFDTSLVSGKISA; from the exons ATGTCTTCCGAAGGGGTTTATACATTTGCAGTGGAGATTGAAATCAAGTGCTCACCAGAGAAATTCTTCGACGTTTACGCAGACCATGTAACCATTTTGCCACAGGTCCTCCCTCACACCTTCAAGAGCACCACTGTAGTTAAAGGAGATGGCAAGAGCGTGGGTTCTGTAGTGGACTGGGAATACAGCGTAG TGCCACCTACCTTTGAGACTGCAAGGCAGACGATTGAAGCCATAGATGATGAAAACATGATACTCATCAAAAGGTTCTATGGTGGTGATCTGGGGAGAAAATTTGATCTTTTCAGAGCCACACTGAAGGCTTATAAGAAGGAAAACAAGAACTATGTGAAGTGGTCTATTGACACCAAGAAGACTCATGGGGAAATTCCTGACCCACATGACTACATGGTATTCATTGAGAAGTTCACCAAAGAGTTCGACACTAGCCTTGTCAGTGGCAAAATTTCTGCATAG